A genomic window from Oculatellaceae cyanobacterium includes:
- a CDS encoding thiamine phosphate synthase, with protein MGDKNSNINFIQPAVYRILDANLDRAREGLRIIEEWCRFGLNSGQLANECKQMRQELAGLHSSEIRAARDTPGDPGTELTHPKEEQRSGIEQLLQANLCRVEEALRVIEEYGKLYSTQMSADVKQMRYRVYTLESNLLAYRRHQLLKQSHLYLVTSPSENLFNVIEAALQGGLTLLQYRDKSSDDSIRLSYAHKLRQLCHHYGALFIINDRVDLAVAVDADGVHLGQQDVPVGFARQILGSQRIIGKSTTNPDEMQRAINEGADYIGVGPVYETPTKVGKAAAGLEYVQYAAQNSPIPWFAIGGIDMNNLNDVLKSGAERIAVVRAIMEAEQPTLITQYFLSQLTRIQTLRSIDSQVVQSHV; from the coding sequence ATGGGCGATAAAAATAGCAATATTAACTTTATACAACCTGCTGTTTACCGCATTTTAGACGCTAATTTAGATCGCGCCAGAGAAGGTTTACGCATTATTGAAGAATGGTGCAGATTTGGTTTAAACAGTGGTCAATTAGCCAATGAATGTAAGCAAATGCGGCAAGAGTTAGCTGGCTTGCATTCGTCAGAAATTCGTGCTGCGCGGGATACTCCAGGCGATCCTGGTACAGAACTCACACATCCCAAAGAAGAACAAAGATCGGGTATTGAGCAGTTATTACAGGCAAATCTTTGTCGCGTCGAAGAAGCACTGCGGGTAATAGAAGAATATGGCAAGCTCTATAGTACGCAAATGAGTGCTGATGTCAAGCAGATGCGCTATCGAGTTTATACGCTAGAAAGCAATTTGTTGGCTTACCGTCGTCATCAATTGCTGAAGCAATCGCACCTGTATTTAGTGACTTCCCCTTCAGAAAATTTGTTTAACGTCATCGAAGCAGCACTGCAAGGCGGGCTGACTTTATTACAGTATCGGGATAAAAGCTCAGACGATTCTATTAGGCTGAGTTATGCCCATAAACTGCGGCAGTTATGCCATCACTACGGCGCACTATTTATTATTAACGATCGCGTAGATTTAGCCGTAGCAGTAGATGCTGATGGTGTACATCTTGGACAGCAAGACGTTCCGGTAGGCTTTGCACGCCAAATATTAGGTTCACAACGCATCATTGGTAAATCCACAACCAATCCAGATGAGATGCAACGAGCTATAAATGAAGGTGCAGATTATATCGGCGTAGGGCCAGTATATGAAACTCCTACCAAAGTTGGTAAAGCTGCTGCTGGTTTGGAATATGTTCAATATGCGGCTCAAAATTCCCCGATTCCTTGGTTTGCGATTGGGGGAATAGATATGAATAACTTAAATGATGTATTGAAAAGTGGTGCAGAGCGGATAGCAGTTGTTCGCGCAATTATGGAAGCAGAACAACCTACTTTAATAACTCAGTACTTCCTTTCCCAACTAACTCGCATACAAACCCTACGCAGTATTGACTCTCAAGTTGTGCAGTCTCATGTCTAA
- a CDS encoding spermidine/putrescine ABC transporter substrate-binding protein: protein MPSTVYKKALIKSTRRKFIQTSAAALSGFALSSCGWTLAQVRSTSNNAGRGDNKLLYIYTWAGYTDEDLLNRFTKDTGIKVIADVFDSNEAMLAKIQASGGGDYSIIYPSDYMVRQMVELKMLTELDHSRLAGLDQLFPKFQNPTYDPDNRYSVPMTWGTTGLIYNTTKIKDEPQDWNYLWDQQKQLSRKMTLQNDLREVMGATLKMLGYSYNSTDPQQIKQAYEKLAQLKPSIASFTSDAWRSQILTGDLLVAMCVSSDANDLVPEVKNLQYVLPRSGSSLWTDTLVIPKTAPNPDAAYAWMNYMLQPEVTAAICQRLSFATPNKVAFNLLPPDVQNNPTLFPPESLLAKCEGIAPLPDRTKEIYESYWTKLTSS, encoded by the coding sequence GTGCCTTCTACTGTATACAAAAAAGCCCTAATCAAGTCTACACGACGTAAATTTATCCAAACCTCAGCAGCAGCTTTATCAGGGTTTGCGCTGTCTAGTTGCGGTTGGACACTCGCTCAGGTGCGTTCAACTTCTAATAATGCTGGGCGTGGCGATAACAAGTTGCTATACATATACACTTGGGCTGGTTATACAGACGAAGATTTACTTAATCGCTTTACTAAGGATACTGGCATCAAAGTTATTGCTGATGTCTTTGATTCCAACGAAGCGATGTTAGCCAAGATTCAAGCTTCTGGAGGCGGCGACTACAGTATTATCTACCCTTCTGACTATATGGTGCGGCAGATGGTGGAGTTGAAGATGCTGACGGAATTAGACCACTCGCGTCTGGCTGGTCTTGACCAACTCTTCCCCAAATTCCAAAATCCAACTTATGATCCAGACAACCGCTACAGTGTGCCGATGACTTGGGGTACTACAGGTTTAATTTACAACACAACTAAAATAAAAGATGAACCCCAAGATTGGAACTATCTTTGGGATCAGCAGAAGCAACTTTCTCGCAAGATGACATTGCAAAATGATCTGCGGGAAGTGATGGGGGCGACGTTGAAAATGTTGGGATATAGTTACAACTCAACAGATCCACAGCAAATTAAACAAGCTTATGAAAAGTTAGCACAACTCAAACCGAGCATCGCATCTTTTACTTCTGATGCTTGGCGCAGTCAGATTTTAACTGGGGATTTGCTGGTAGCTATGTGTGTTTCTTCAGATGCTAATGATTTAGTCCCAGAAGTAAAAAACTTACAATATGTGCTGCCGCGCAGTGGTTCTTCGTTATGGACAGACACGCTGGTGATTCCCAAAACAGCACCCAATCCAGATGCAGCATATGCTTGGATGAATTATATGTTGCAACCCGAAGTAACCGCAGCAATTTGTCAAAGGTTAAGTTTTGCTACACCAAACAAAGTAGCATTTAATTTATTACCACCTGATGTACAAAATAATCCGACCTTATTTCCTCCCGAATCCTTGCTGGCAAAGTGCGAAGGTATTGCTCCTTTACCAGATAGAACTAAAGAAATTTATGAATCATACTGGACTAAATTAACCAGCAGTTAG
- the thiS gene encoding sulfur carrier protein ThiS, producing MSNNNVEITLQVNGEPRTCPPSTRLPQLLEQLGLNPRLVAVEYNGEILHRQFWSETEMREGDRLEIVTIVGGG from the coding sequence ATGTCTAACAATAATGTTGAAATCACGCTACAAGTTAACGGTGAACCCCGTACTTGTCCGCCCTCAACTCGACTACCACAACTGCTCGAACAATTAGGATTAAATCCTCGTTTAGTTGCAGTTGAGTACAATGGCGAAATTCTCCATCGGCAATTTTGGTCAGAAACAGAAATGCGTGAAGGCGATCGCCTAGAAATAGTTACGATTGTCGGAGGCGGCTAG
- a CDS encoding ABC transporter permease yields the protein MSTPTSSIPNPTPSDDVNELLVTSGKERRGFKWLEPLILLAPGGLWLALLLVLPALVIFELSLVPNIRPGDVVNPSGLANYSLIFQPIYLQVLGRSLFFAFGTTIVTLLLGFPVAYWLGQMAPKQWRNLLVLGFILPLWTSSLLRSYAWITILRPTGVLNSFLTSLHLPPLDLLNQSTAVFIGMAYSYLPYMVLILYASVEKLDQRLLEASADLGANPIQTFWKVTVPQTMPGIAAGSLLVFINTLGDFVDPELLGGASSMTVSRLIYNQFLGATQNWGFGSSLSMILIFAVSVAIALLIKYGDATPQR from the coding sequence GTGTCTACCCCAACTTCTTCTATCCCTAATCCCACGCCATCTGATGACGTTAATGAATTGCTGGTTACATCTGGCAAGGAACGTCGAGGGTTTAAATGGTTGGAACCGCTGATATTGCTTGCCCCAGGTGGCTTATGGTTGGCGTTGCTTTTAGTGCTGCCTGCTTTAGTAATTTTTGAGTTAAGTTTAGTGCCGAATATTCGTCCAGGGGATGTAGTTAATCCTAGTGGCTTGGCGAATTATAGTTTAATTTTTCAACCAATTTATTTGCAGGTATTAGGGCGATCGCTCTTTTTTGCTTTTGGTACAACAATTGTTACTCTATTATTGGGTTTCCCTGTTGCTTATTGGCTTGGTCAAATGGCTCCTAAGCAGTGGCGAAATTTATTAGTATTAGGGTTTATTTTACCCTTGTGGACTTCTTCGCTGTTACGTTCCTACGCTTGGATTACAATTTTACGCCCTACAGGTGTGCTGAATTCATTTCTTACAAGTCTACATTTACCGCCTTTAGATTTACTTAATCAAAGTACGGCTGTGTTTATTGGTATGGCTTATAGCTATCTACCTTATATGGTATTAATTCTCTACGCTTCTGTAGAAAAATTAGATCAACGTTTGTTAGAAGCATCAGCAGATTTGGGAGCAAATCCGATTCAAACTTTTTGGAAGGTAACTGTTCCCCAAACTATGCCAGGAATTGCTGCTGGATCTTTGCTAGTATTTATTAACACTTTGGGTGATTTTGTTGATCCAGAATTGCTTGGGGGTGCATCTAGTATGACGGTATCTAGATTAATTTATAACCAGTTTTTGGGAGCTACACAAAACTGGGGTTTTGGTTCCTCTTTGAGCATGATTTTAATTTTTGCAGTAAGTGTTGCGATCGCACTACTGATTAAATATGGTGATGCTACGCCTCAACGTTAA
- a CDS encoding DUF1517 domain-containing protein — MRNKLFSHIKPFFKPLIALALVMALTLGTAGDALAARSGGRMGGGSFSRSPSYSAPRTYSPGGGGGYYPGGGGYYPGGGGFGFPFLLPFFGFGGGFGGLFSIFIFIALANFLVQTFRRVGGGNDTESLGYNNSQVSVARVQVGLLSQARELQTELNDLARTADTSTAEGRAQVLQESALALLRHPEYWVYGAGQFQQTGLALAEAKFNQLALAERSKFTEETLSNVNNQLRQASSNAALPAGGGELAQVTQAPGEYILVTLVVGFDGNLQLPTINSSDDMRQALRQIGSISSDRLLAVEVLWTPQAEGDTLTTDDLLAYYPDLKLI; from the coding sequence ATGCGTAATAAATTGTTTTCCCATATCAAACCATTTTTTAAACCATTAATTGCCCTTGCTCTGGTGATGGCATTAACACTAGGCACTGCGGGTGATGCTTTAGCCGCGCGTAGTGGCGGACGAATGGGCGGTGGTTCTTTTAGTAGAAGCCCTAGTTATAGTGCGCCTCGTACCTACTCTCCAGGCGGTGGTGGTGGTTACTACCCAGGTGGTGGCGGCTACTACCCAGGCGGTGGTGGTTTTGGATTTCCGTTTCTCCTGCCTTTCTTTGGCTTTGGTGGAGGGTTTGGCGGTTTATTCAGTATCTTTATCTTTATTGCACTTGCCAACTTCTTAGTACAAACTTTCCGCCGTGTTGGTGGTGGTAATGACACTGAAAGTTTAGGTTACAACAATTCCCAAGTTTCAGTAGCACGAGTACAAGTAGGTTTGTTATCACAAGCTCGTGAGTTGCAAACCGAGTTAAACGATCTAGCTCGTACTGCTGATACGAGTACTGCTGAAGGACGGGCGCAAGTACTCCAAGAAAGTGCATTAGCTTTGCTACGTCACCCTGAATACTGGGTTTATGGAGCAGGACAATTTCAGCAAACTGGATTAGCACTTGCTGAAGCTAAGTTTAATCAATTAGCTTTGGCTGAACGCAGTAAGTTTACTGAAGAAACTCTTTCTAATGTCAACAACCAATTGCGTCAAGCTAGTTCCAATGCTGCTTTACCTGCTGGTGGTGGAGAGTTGGCTCAGGTAACACAAGCGCCTGGTGAATACATTTTAGTAACCCTTGTAGTTGGGTTCGATGGTAATCTGCAACTGCCAACCATCAACAGTTCTGACGATATGCGTCAAGCTTTACGTCAAATTGGTAGTATTTCAAGCGATCGCCTCCTCGCTGTCGAAGTTCTCTGGACTCCTCAAGCAGAAGGCGACACACTCACAACTGATGATTTACTCGCCTATTATCCTGATTTGAAGTTGATCTAA
- a CDS encoding ATP-binding cassette domain-containing protein, with the protein MPILVAENLSKVYPVAVKEPGIKGTLAHFIRRNYRQVNAVQNVSFEINTGEVVGFLGANGAGKTTTLKMLTGLIHPSGGKVRVAGFVPFRRQEAFLQKITLVMGQKQQLLWDLPAIDSLNINAAVYGISDEEYRKRVGELVEMLSLQGKLNQPVRKLSLGERMKAELLAALLHHPQVLFLDEPTLGLDVNAQVNVRDFLREYNQRYQATILLTSHYMADITALCQRVMLIHAGQLIYDGRLEGLLDRFAPYREVKVELAQPLPAEKLAHYGEVEAVVGREVRLLVKREALTRTVAQILAELEVMDLTVTDPPVEEVIGRVFRAGVVE; encoded by the coding sequence ATGCCGATACTTGTGGCTGAAAACCTCAGCAAAGTTTATCCCGTAGCCGTTAAAGAACCAGGTATCAAAGGTACATTGGCTCACTTCATCCGTCGTAACTACCGCCAAGTTAACGCAGTTCAGAATGTTTCTTTTGAAATCAATACAGGCGAAGTAGTTGGTTTTTTAGGTGCTAATGGTGCTGGAAAAACTACCACCCTCAAGATGCTGACAGGGTTAATTCATCCTTCTGGGGGTAAAGTCCGAGTTGCTGGATTCGTTCCTTTTCGCCGTCAAGAAGCGTTTTTGCAAAAAATTACCTTAGTAATGGGGCAAAAACAGCAACTTTTGTGGGATTTACCAGCCATCGACTCCTTGAATATCAACGCGGCTGTTTATGGTATCTCTGATGAGGAGTATCGCAAGCGCGTCGGCGAATTAGTCGAGATGCTTTCACTGCAAGGTAAGCTTAACCAACCAGTGCGTAAACTGTCCTTGGGTGAACGAATGAAGGCAGAATTACTAGCAGCACTCCTTCATCACCCACAAGTATTATTTCTAGATGAGCCAACATTAGGATTAGATGTGAACGCTCAAGTCAATGTACGAGACTTTTTACGTGAGTATAATCAACGCTACCAAGCAACGATTTTGTTAACCAGTCACTATATGGCTGATATCACTGCACTTTGTCAAAGAGTAATGCTAATTCATGCAGGGCAATTAATCTACGATGGTAGGTTAGAAGGACTCTTAGACCGCTTTGCCCCCTATCGTGAAGTTAAGGTTGAATTAGCGCAGCCTTTACCCGCAGAAAAATTAGCACATTATGGTGAAGTTGAAGCGGTAGTTGGGAGAGAAGTGCGTTTATTAGTTAAGCGGGAAGCACTAACTCGCACAGTAGCTCAAATTTTAGCTGAATTAGAAGTAATGGATCTAACTGTAACTGATCCACCAGTAGAAGAAGTAATTGGTCGGGTATTTCGCGCTGGAGTAGTTGAATGA
- a CDS encoding ABC transporter permease translates to MTVTVDNQQEEIPLEMLQSKNKPRPSWQVIFTLLMFFYMYLPILVLTFYSFNESAYSAGWQGFTLKWYQKLFSDSRILTALQNSLLVAIGAVVISAVLGTLMAVGLARYRFPGKTLYRGVSYLPLIIPDIAIAVATLVFLASVGIPLSIWTIVAAHVVFCISYIALVVSSRINNINPHLEEAALDLGATPVQAFIQVLLPELMPAIIAGCLLAFVLSMDDFLIASFTAGTGSTTLPLEIFSRIRTGVKPDINALSVFLMVLSGLVAFIAEIIRYRGEQKRSI, encoded by the coding sequence ATGACAGTTACAGTGGATAATCAGCAGGAGGAAATACCATTAGAAATGTTGCAGTCAAAGAATAAACCTCGTCCCTCCTGGCAGGTAATTTTTACCTTGCTGATGTTCTTTTATATGTACCTGCCGATCTTGGTACTAACGTTTTATAGTTTTAATGAGTCAGCATATAGTGCTGGTTGGCAGGGATTTACTTTAAAGTGGTATCAAAAGCTGTTCAGTGATAGTCGGATTTTAACAGCACTGCAAAATAGCTTGCTAGTGGCTATTGGTGCGGTGGTTATTTCGGCAGTTTTAGGAACTTTGATGGCAGTTGGGTTAGCGCGTTATCGGTTTCCGGGCAAAACTTTGTATCGTGGTGTTTCTTATTTACCTTTAATTATTCCTGATATTGCGATCGCAGTTGCTACCCTAGTATTTTTAGCATCAGTCGGCATACCTCTAAGTATTTGGACAATTGTAGCTGCTCATGTAGTCTTTTGTATTTCCTATATTGCTTTGGTTGTTTCTTCTAGAATTAATAATATTAATCCTCACTTAGAAGAAGCAGCACTAGATTTAGGTGCTACACCTGTACAAGCTTTTATTCAAGTTTTACTTCCTGAATTGATGCCTGCCATTATCGCTGGTTGTCTATTAGCTTTTGTCTTAAGTATGGATGACTTTTTAATTGCCAGCTTTACGGCGGGTACGGGTTCAACAACATTACCGTTAGAAATTTTTAGTCGTATTCGTACTGGGGTAAAACCAGATATCAATGCTCTTAGTGTATTCTTAATGGTTTTATCAGGTTTAGTCGCTTTTATTGCTGAAATAATTCGCTATCGCGGTGAGCAAAAGCGTTCTATTTAG